In the genome of Rhodoferax fermentans, one region contains:
- the ushA gene encoding bifunctional UDP-sugar hydrolase/5'-nucleotidase UshA: MSLKLHPVYLSVALVLALSGCASQAPDRDKTYRLTVMHTNDHHGHFWHNSDGEYGMAARKTVVDQIRREVAAQGGYTLLLDGGDVNTGVPESDLQDAVPDFKGMNLLGYQAMAVGNHEFDKPLSVLKMQRDLAQFPMLSANIYENGQRMFEPYKVFNLGGLRVGVMGLTTEDTRKMVLPENVARLDFRNPITEAGKVVPELRRQADVVIAATHMGHYENGQHGNQAAGDVEMARAVSGIDLVVGGHTQNPACMKAENVLDRAYVPGTACQPDRQNGAWIVQAHEWGKYVGRADFEYHNGEFKLVNYTLIPVNLKKPVKAADGKTALVPYTSVIAENPEMLALLTPYQKFGQDKLEVQIGASDARLEGDRKLVRSQPTNLGVLVGRAMMDKTRADLAIVNAGGVRDAIAAGPISYKDVLKVQPFGNTVCTVDLTGQELTDYLHAAAKMTPGSGAFPQFAGVELEIAAGQASKVRVAGQALQPGKTYRLAINNFQASGGDGYPKLSAHPSFVNTGFVDADVLRAFISKSSPMKVADFEPGNAVVRR; this comes from the coding sequence ATGTCTCTGAAATTACACCCGGTTTATCTGTCTGTGGCCCTTGTGCTGGCTTTGTCGGGCTGCGCATCACAAGCGCCCGATCGCGACAAAACCTACCGTCTGACGGTGATGCACACCAACGACCACCACGGCCACTTCTGGCACAACAGCGATGGTGAATACGGCATGGCGGCGCGCAAAACCGTGGTGGATCAGATCCGCCGTGAGGTCGCGGCCCAAGGCGGCTACACCTTGCTGCTTGACGGTGGCGACGTCAACACAGGTGTTCCTGAATCTGATTTGCAAGACGCGGTGCCCGATTTCAAAGGCATGAACCTGTTGGGTTACCAGGCCATGGCGGTGGGCAACCACGAATTTGACAAACCCCTGTCGGTGCTCAAGATGCAACGCGATCTGGCGCAGTTCCCGATGCTCTCGGCCAACATTTATGAAAACGGCCAGCGCATGTTTGAGCCCTACAAGGTGTTCAACCTGGGTGGCCTGCGCGTTGGGGTGATGGGCCTGACCACAGAAGACACCCGCAAGATGGTGCTGCCCGAGAACGTGGCGCGCCTGGATTTCCGCAACCCGATCACCGAGGCAGGCAAAGTGGTGCCGGAGCTGCGCCGCCAGGCCGACGTGGTGATTGCTGCCACCCACATGGGCCACTATGAAAACGGCCAACACGGCAACCAAGCCGCAGGCGATGTGGAAATGGCGCGCGCAGTGTCGGGCATTGATCTGGTGGTGGGTGGCCACACCCAGAATCCGGCCTGTATGAAGGCTGAAAACGTGCTTGACCGTGCCTATGTGCCGGGCACCGCCTGTCAGCCAGACCGCCAGAACGGCGCCTGGATTGTGCAAGCCCATGAATGGGGCAAGTACGTGGGCCGGGCCGACTTTGAATATCACAACGGTGAGTTCAAACTGGTGAACTACACACTGATCCCGGTCAACCTGAAAAAGCCGGTGAAAGCCGCCGACGGCAAGACCGCCCTGGTGCCTTACACCAGCGTCATCGCCGAAAACCCTGAGATGCTGGCCTTGCTGACGCCCTACCAGAAATTTGGCCAAGACAAGCTCGAGGTCCAGATCGGTGCCAGCGACGCGCGACTCGAGGGTGACCGCAAGCTGGTGCGCAGCCAGCCCACCAACCTGGGGGTGTTGGTTGGCCGCGCCATGATGGACAAAACTCGGGCCGATCTGGCCATCGTCAACGCCGGTGGTGTGCGTGACGCCATTGCCGCGGGACCCATCAGTTACAAGGACGTGCTCAAAGTCCAGCCTTTTGGCAATACCGTGTGCACCGTGGACCTGACGGGCCAGGAATTGACTGACTACCTGCATGCCGCAGCCAAAATGACACCCGGCTCTGGTGCTTTCCCTCAGTTTGCAGGCGTTGAACTGGAAATAGCGGCTGGCCAGGCCAGCAAGGTGCGTGTGGCAGGCCAGGCTTTGCAGCCAGGCAAAACCTACCGCTTGGCGATCAATAACTTCCAGGCCAGTGGCGGTGACGGTTACCCCAAACTCAGTGCTCACCCGAGTTTTGTCAACACCGGCTTTGTGGATGCCGACGTATTGCGCGCCTTCATCAGCAAAAGCAGCCCCATGAAAGTCGCCGACTTTGAACCGGGCAACGCGGTGGTACGCCGATAA
- a CDS encoding pyridoxal phosphate-dependent aminotransferase, translating to MPCPTLISRLPNVGTTIFTVMSALASEKNAVNLGQGFPDFACDPQLVDAVTHAMQQGLNQYPPMAGVPVLREAVATKLKALYARDYSAASEITITAGATQAILTSILAVVHPGDEVIVLEPCYDSYVPNIELAGGVVVRVPLKPGTFRPDFERIAAALTPRTRAILINSPHNPSGTTWTAQEMQQLEALLAPTDVLLISDEVYEHMVFDGQVHQSAARFAGLAERAFVISSFGKTYHVTGWKVGYVAAPAALMAEFRKVHQFNVFTVNTPVQYALAHYMADPAPYLGLSDFYQQKRDLFRAGLANTRFKLLPCEGTYFQSVETSAINDLPEADFCKWLTSEVGVAAIPLSAFYGDGFDQRVVRFCFAKKTETLELALEKLQAIGC from the coding sequence ATGCCCTGCCCTACCCTGATCTCCAGATTGCCGAACGTCGGCACCACCATCTTTACCGTCATGTCGGCGCTGGCCTCTGAGAAAAATGCCGTCAACCTGGGCCAGGGTTTCCCGGACTTTGCCTGTGACCCCCAACTGGTGGACGCCGTGACCCACGCCATGCAGCAGGGCCTGAACCAGTACCCGCCGATGGCCGGTGTGCCTGTGCTGCGTGAAGCCGTCGCTACAAAGTTGAAAGCACTTTACGCCCGTGATTATTCGGCTGCAAGCGAAATCACCATCACAGCCGGGGCCACACAGGCGATTCTTACCAGCATCCTCGCGGTGGTTCACCCGGGTGATGAGGTGATTGTGCTGGAGCCCTGTTACGACAGTTATGTGCCCAACATCGAACTCGCTGGTGGTGTGGTCGTGCGCGTGCCTTTGAAACCGGGCACGTTTCGCCCCGACTTTGAACGGATTGCCGCAGCCCTGACACCACGCACCCGCGCCATCCTGATCAACAGCCCGCACAACCCGAGCGGCACCACCTGGACAGCGCAGGAGATGCAGCAGCTCGAAGCTCTGCTGGCGCCCACCGATGTGCTGCTGATCAGCGACGAGGTCTATGAACACATGGTGTTTGACGGCCAGGTACACCAAAGTGCAGCCCGGTTTGCAGGCCTGGCTGAGCGTGCGTTTGTGATCTCCAGTTTTGGCAAAACCTACCACGTGACCGGCTGGAAGGTGGGTTATGTGGCGGCACCTGCAGCGCTGATGGCCGAATTTCGCAAGGTGCACCAGTTCAATGTGTTCACGGTGAACACCCCGGTGCAATACGCGCTGGCCCACTACATGGCCGACCCGGCGCCTTACCTGGGTTTGTCAGACTTCTACCAGCAAAAACGCGACCTGTTTCGCGCTGGTCTGGCCAACACCCGCTTCAAACTGCTGCCATGTGAAGGCACCTACTTTCAGTCTGTGGAAACCTCGGCCATCAACGACTTGCCTGAAGCAGACTTTTGCAAATGGCTCACCTCTGAAGTGGGTGTGGCGGCGATTCCGCTGTCGGCGTTTTATGGCGACGGATTTGACCAGCGGGTGGTCCGCTTCTGCTTTGCCAAGAAGACAGAGACGCTGGAACTGGCGCTGGAAAAGCTCCAGGCCATTGGATGTTGA
- a CDS encoding CysB family HTH-type transcriptional regulator codes for MNLHQFRFVQEAVRRNLNLTEAAKALHTSQPGVSKAIIELEDELGIEIFARHGKRLKRVTEPGQQVLKSIEIILREVGNLKRIGEQHCLGDSGTLSIATTHTQARYFLPEPVAKLRQNFPKVNISLHQGSPDQVARMVIDEVAEIGIATESLANHDELVTLPCYEWQHVLVLPAGHPLAAKEHITLEDVAKEPLVTYHPSYSGRTRIDRAFATRKLEPRIALEAIDSDVIKTYVRLGLGVGIAAELSVRDVLEEGSSSALVIKPAGHLFGQNVARVAFKRGAYLRQYVYQFAELLSNRLDRHLVARAMTGHINDYEL; via the coding sequence ATGAACCTGCACCAATTCCGATTTGTCCAAGAGGCTGTCCGGCGTAACCTCAACCTCACCGAGGCCGCCAAAGCCCTGCACACCTCACAGCCCGGTGTGTCCAAAGCCATCATCGAGCTCGAAGATGAGCTTGGCATCGAGATTTTTGCGCGCCACGGCAAACGACTCAAACGGGTTACCGAGCCCGGTCAGCAGGTGCTCAAAAGCATCGAGATCATCCTGCGTGAGGTGGGCAACCTCAAGCGTATTGGGGAACAGCACTGCCTTGGTGACAGTGGCACCTTGTCGATTGCCACCACCCACACCCAGGCACGGTATTTCCTGCCCGAGCCGGTGGCCAAGCTGCGCCAGAACTTTCCCAAGGTCAACATCAGCCTGCACCAGGGTTCCCCCGACCAGGTGGCACGGATGGTGATTGACGAGGTGGCCGAGATCGGCATTGCCACCGAGTCACTGGCGAACCACGACGAGCTGGTCACCCTGCCCTGTTATGAATGGCAACACGTGTTGGTGCTGCCAGCAGGCCACCCCTTGGCCGCCAAGGAGCACATCACCTTGGAAGACGTGGCCAAGGAACCCCTGGTGACCTACCACCCCTCGTACAGCGGGCGCACCCGCATCGACCGGGCTTTTGCCACACGCAAGCTGGAGCCCCGCATTGCGCTGGAAGCGATTGACTCTGACGTGATCAAGACCTACGTGCGCCTGGGTCTGGGGGTGGGCATTGCCGCCGAGCTGTCGGTGCGCGACGTGCTGGAAGAAGGCAGCAGCAGCGCACTGGTGATCAAACCCGCTGGCCACCTGTTTGGCCAGAACGTGGCACGGGTGGCCTTCAAACGGGGAGCCTACCTGCGCCAATATGTCTACCAATTTGCCGAATTGCTGAGCAACCGGCTTGATCGCCACCTGGTGGCACGCGCCATGACCGGCCACATCAACGACTACGAACTCTGA
- the lptG gene encoding LPS export ABC transporter permease LptG, with the protein MKTLRRLLYNEVIRAVSIVVLGFMSLFFFFDFIAEVKAVTQYADKGYTLLRGLTYVVLMIPNHLYELMPIAVLIGTIFVMARLAQSSEYTILRTSGLDPWRALKALLTLGMAFVLLTFAIGDYASPAADRAAQLLKARYTGHITVGQTGAWLKERQAYGTYAVNVGKLASDGSLLSVRIFEFNNRGMLASMTQGKSARIQDDEAWMLDEVSRTEFTIGDTDRGEIARLSLPSMRWPNSISAEMVSAALLKPEHMNTYDLFQYIQHLQANQQTAQRYEIEFWRKVFYPLSCLVMVVLALPFAYLHFRSGGIATYVFGGVMAGISFFLLNNVFGFIGNLQNWEPWLAAAVPGIIYSVLSLTAFAWLVLRR; encoded by the coding sequence GTGAAAACCTTACGACGGCTTCTTTACAACGAGGTGATCCGCGCCGTATCCATCGTGGTGCTGGGTTTTATGTCGCTGTTTTTTTTCTTCGACTTCATTGCCGAAGTCAAGGCGGTGACACAGTACGCCGACAAAGGTTACACGCTGCTGCGTGGCTTGACCTATGTGGTGCTGATGATTCCCAACCATCTGTATGAGTTGATGCCGATTGCGGTGCTGATCGGCACCATTTTTGTGATGGCGCGGCTGGCGCAGAGCTCCGAGTACACCATTTTGCGCACCAGCGGGCTCGACCCGTGGCGGGCCTTGAAAGCGCTGTTGACGCTGGGCATGGCTTTTGTGCTGCTGACTTTTGCGATCGGCGACTACGCCTCCCCAGCGGCCGACCGGGCCGCCCAGCTCCTGAAAGCGCGTTACACCGGCCACATCACCGTGGGTCAGACCGGTGCCTGGCTCAAGGAAAGACAAGCCTATGGCACTTATGCGGTGAATGTCGGCAAGCTGGCCTCGGACGGCAGCCTGCTGTCGGTGCGGATTTTTGAGTTCAACAACCGCGGCATGCTGGCCTCGATGACGCAGGGCAAATCTGCCCGCATTCAAGATGACGAAGCCTGGATGCTCGATGAGGTGAGCCGCACCGAGTTCACCATCGGCGACACCGACCGGGGCGAGATCGCGCGCCTGAGCTTGCCCTCCATGCGCTGGCCCAACAGCATCAGTGCCGAAATGGTGTCGGCCGCCCTGCTCAAGCCCGAGCACATGAACACCTATGACCTGTTTCAATACATCCAGCATTTACAAGCCAACCAGCAAACCGCGCAGCGATATGAGATCGAGTTCTGGCGCAAGGTGTTTTACCCCCTGAGCTGCCTGGTGATGGTGGTGCTGGCTTTGCCATTTGCCTACCTTCACTTCCGCTCGGGCGGCATTGCGACCTATGTTTTTGGTGGTGTGATGGCAGGCATCAGCTTCTTTTTGCTCAACAATGTGTTTGGCTTCATTGGCAACCTGCAAAACTGGGAACCCTGGCTGGCGGCGGCAGTGCCGGGCATCATCTACTCGGTGCTGTCGCTGACGGCATTTGCCTGGCTGGTACTGCGACGATAG
- the lptF gene encoding LPS export ABC transporter permease LptF yields the protein MLFHSSLRKELSRSFGATLVVLVTVVTTMTLIRTLGQASRGNFNPSDVTLVMGYTVLAYMPTLLTMSLFIAIIATLSRMYRESEMVIWFCSGKGLSTLLSPLMRFSWPVFALVAALALLVLPWSNQRIENLRDQYEQRGDLDRVEPGQFQESGNGNRVFFVEKTTEGQVTGSNVFIASTERGKETVTSARSGRIELLPQGPFLMLSNGQRLESTVGAQNLKVSDFELYGAKISSNVTGYDAITAVDTLTTLELLEKLTPLHLGELSWRLGLMLAAINLVIIGVAISSVNPRANKSANVVLALFTFVVYFNLLKLGQSWIAAGLLSFTSYLLLLHGGVFVMATLWLAKGHNNWHWKNLLPRRPTSTEVAR from the coding sequence ATGTTATTCCATTCCTCTTTACGCAAAGAGTTGTCCCGCAGTTTTGGCGCAACGCTGGTTGTGCTGGTCACGGTGGTGACGACCATGACCCTGATCCGCACGCTGGGTCAGGCGTCGCGCGGCAACTTCAACCCGTCTGATGTGACCTTGGTCATGGGTTACACGGTGTTGGCTTATATGCCCACCCTGCTGACCATGAGTCTGTTCATTGCCATCATTGCGACACTGTCGCGCATGTACCGAGAGAGCGAGATGGTGATCTGGTTTTGCAGCGGCAAAGGCCTGAGCACCTTGCTGTCACCCTTGATGCGCTTTTCCTGGCCGGTGTTTGCGTTGGTGGCAGCATTGGCATTGTTGGTGTTGCCGTGGTCCAACCAGCGCATTGAGAACCTGCGGGACCAATATGAGCAGCGTGGTGATCTGGACCGTGTGGAGCCCGGGCAGTTTCAGGAGTCTGGCAACGGGAACCGGGTCTTTTTTGTGGAAAAGACCACCGAAGGACAGGTGACGGGCTCGAATGTGTTTATTGCGTCGACCGAGCGTGGCAAAGAAACCGTGACCTCGGCGCGCAGCGGTCGCATCGAGTTGCTGCCGCAAGGGCCGTTTTTGATGCTCAGCAACGGCCAACGGCTGGAGAGCACGGTAGGTGCCCAGAATCTGAAAGTCAGTGATTTCGAGCTGTACGGCGCCAAAATCAGCAGCAATGTGACAGGTTACGACGCCATCACCGCCGTGGACACGCTGACCACCTTGGAACTGCTGGAGAAGCTGACGCCTTTGCATTTGGGCGAGTTGTCGTGGCGCCTGGGGCTGATGTTGGCTGCGATCAACCTGGTCATCATTGGTGTAGCGATCTCCAGCGTGAACCCTCGGGCCAATAAAAGTGCCAACGTGGTGCTGGCCCTGTTTACCTTTGTGGTGTATTTCAACCTGTTGAAACTGGGGCAAAGCTGGATCGCGGCGGGCCTGCTGTCGTTCACAAGCTACCTCTTGCTGCTGCACGGCGGTGTGTTTGTGATGGCCACACTGTGGCTGGCCAAAGGTCACAACAACTGGCACTGGAAAAACCTGTTGCCACGCCGCCCAACCAGCACGGAGGTGGCCCGGTGA
- a CDS encoding leucyl aminopeptidase, with protein sequence MNFALKTLDPARLISEKTDALLVLLTKDFKPGKDALSVLVARVLKAGDLSPKAGQMLDIYRPQGLACARLLLLHVGEGAATEVRKAVSAAFGLLKPSKPKGVTLLFLNQPAAQALRVAVTTLADASYAYTATKTKAEPRSLEKVDVVVPDESALRTDFERAAAAIAGIELAKEWGNRPANYATPTHLAGVAQALAELPKIKCDVLGPKEVAKLGMGAFQAVAQGSDEPLRFIVLRYNGASKSTAPVVLVGKGITFDSGGISIKPAAEMDEMKFDMCGAASVLGVFRALAELQPGINVVGLIPACENLPSGRSVKPGDVVTSMGGQTIEILNTDAEGRLVLCDALTYAERFKPQAVVDIATLTGACVIALGAVRSGMFTANQALSAALVQAGESSQDLCWSMPLDDDYAEGLKTSFADVANVGGRPGGAITAAKFLQRFTDKFPWAHLDIAGTAWKSGAAKGATGRPVGLLVDYLMALDTRGKLA encoded by the coding sequence ATGAACTTTGCTCTCAAAACTCTGGACCCAGCTCGCCTCATCAGCGAAAAAACAGATGCATTATTGGTTCTTTTGACCAAGGACTTCAAACCCGGCAAAGACGCCTTGTCTGTTCTGGTGGCCCGCGTGCTCAAAGCGGGTGATCTGAGCCCCAAAGCCGGGCAAATGCTCGACATCTACCGCCCCCAGGGCCTGGCCTGCGCACGGCTGCTGTTGTTGCATGTGGGGGAGGGCGCTGCCACCGAAGTGCGCAAAGCCGTGTCTGCAGCCTTTGGACTGCTCAAGCCCTCTAAACCAAAGGGTGTCACGCTATTGTTTTTAAATCAACCTGCAGCCCAGGCCCTGCGGGTGGCGGTCACCACACTGGCCGATGCCAGTTATGCCTACACCGCCACCAAAACCAAGGCAGAGCCGCGAAGCCTGGAAAAAGTGGATGTTGTTGTGCCCGATGAGTCCGCCCTGCGTACCGACTTCGAGCGCGCAGCGGCCGCAATTGCAGGGATTGAGCTGGCCAAAGAGTGGGGCAACCGCCCCGCCAATTACGCCACACCCACGCATCTGGCCGGGGTGGCGCAGGCGCTGGCCGAACTGCCCAAAATCAAATGTGATGTGCTTGGCCCCAAAGAAGTAGCCAAATTGGGCATGGGCGCCTTCCAGGCCGTGGCCCAGGGCTCTGACGAACCCTTGCGTTTCATCGTTTTGCGCTACAACGGTGCATCCAAGTCCACCGCACCGGTGGTGCTCGTCGGCAAGGGCATCACCTTTGACAGCGGTGGCATCTCCATCAAGCCTGCGGCCGAGATGGATGAGATGAAATTTGACATGTGTGGCGCCGCCAGCGTGTTGGGCGTGTTCCGTGCCCTGGCTGAGTTGCAACCCGGCATCAATGTTGTTGGCTTGATCCCTGCCTGTGAAAACCTGCCCAGCGGGCGCTCGGTCAAACCAGGTGACGTGGTCACCAGCATGGGGGGCCAAACCATCGAAATCCTCAACACCGACGCCGAAGGTCGGCTGGTTTTGTGTGACGCCCTCACCTATGCCGAGCGTTTTAAACCGCAAGCGGTTGTTGACATTGCCACCTTGACCGGTGCTTGTGTGATTGCACTGGGCGCTGTGCGCAGCGGCATGTTCACCGCCAACCAGGCCCTGTCTGCCGCCCTGGTGCAGGCGGGTGAGTCTTCTCAAGACCTGTGCTGGTCAATGCCGCTGGACGACGACTACGCCGAAGGCCTCAAAACCAGTTTTGCCGACGTGGCCAATGTGGGTGGACGCCCGGGCGGTGCCATCACCGCCGCCAAGTTCTTGCAACGCTTCACCGACAAGTTCCCGTGGGCGCACCTGGATATTGCTGGCACCGCGTGGAAAAGTGGTGCCGCCAAAGGTGCCACAGGTCGCCCGGTGGGTTTGCTGGTGGACTACCTCATGGCGCTTGACACGCGAGGCAAGCTGGCGTGA
- a CDS encoding DNA polymerase III subunit chi, with protein MSTAAFHFNVDNRLHYTCRLVRKAVAAGNRLVVTGSQDTLAQLDRDLWALSATEFLPHCHSSDPAPLAHRSLVLLCESLDGVAVRDVLINLAESVPQGAQEFERVIEVVTVDPLERSQARLRWKHYTQAGLKLVQHDLGHGAAS; from the coding sequence GTGAGCACTGCCGCCTTCCACTTCAACGTGGACAACCGCTTGCACTACACCTGCCGGTTGGTGCGCAAAGCGGTTGCGGCGGGCAATCGGCTGGTGGTGACCGGATCGCAGGACACCCTGGCACAACTTGACCGTGATCTGTGGGCCCTGTCTGCCACCGAGTTCCTGCCCCATTGCCACAGCTCTGACCCGGCACCGCTGGCACACCGCTCACTGGTGTTGCTGTGTGAGTCGCTGGACGGTGTGGCTGTGCGGGATGTGCTGATCAACCTTGCCGAGTCGGTACCGCAGGGGGCCCAAGAGTTTGAGCGCGTGATCGAGGTGGTGACGGTCGACCCTCTCGAGCGAAGCCAGGCGCGTCTGCGCTGGAAACACTACACCCAGGCCGGTTTAAAACTGGTACAGCACGATCTGGGCCACGGGGCTGCATCGTGA
- a CDS encoding branched-chain amino acid ABC transporter substrate-binding protein, with amino-acid sequence MQMKLKLTVAAAIAAVAGVALAQEVVKIGHVAPMSGSQAHYGKDNENGVRMAIEDLNAQKVVIGGKTIKFEIAAEDDAADPKQGTAVAQKLCDAKVAGVVGHLNSGTTIPAAKIYNDCGIPHVTGAATNPNLTKPGYKTTYRIIANDNALGAGLAFYAADTLKLKKIAVIDDRTAYGQGVAEVFAKIAKTKGIEIVDQQFTTDKATDFMAILTAIKSKKPDGIFYGGMDAQAGAMLRQMDQLGLSSVKFFGGDGICTTEIVKIASGAKSLEGVICAEGGSSIAKMPGGTAWKAKYDAKFPGQFQIYSPYTYDAAFVLVDAMKRANSTDPKVYVPKIIETNYKGVTANIAFEPSGEMKNPSMTLSTYKDGKKIALN; translated from the coding sequence ATGCAAATGAAATTGAAGTTGACTGTTGCCGCAGCCATTGCTGCTGTTGCTGGTGTTGCTCTTGCTCAAGAAGTGGTCAAAATTGGTCACGTGGCTCCCATGTCCGGTAGCCAAGCCCACTACGGCAAAGACAATGAAAATGGCGTGCGTATGGCCATTGAAGACCTGAATGCACAAAAAGTGGTCATCGGTGGCAAAACCATCAAGTTCGAAATTGCAGCTGAAGACGACGCAGCTGACCCAAAACAGGGCACAGCTGTTGCACAAAAACTGTGCGACGCCAAAGTCGCTGGTGTGGTGGGTCACTTGAACTCCGGCACAACCATCCCGGCAGCAAAAATTTATAACGACTGTGGCATCCCTCATGTCACTGGCGCTGCAACCAACCCCAACCTGACCAAACCAGGTTACAAAACCACCTACCGCATCATTGCCAATGACAACGCTTTGGGCGCTGGCTTGGCGTTTTACGCGGCAGACACCCTGAAACTCAAGAAAATCGCCGTGATCGATGACCGTACAGCCTACGGCCAAGGCGTTGCTGAAGTGTTTGCAAAAATTGCAAAGACCAAAGGCATCGAAATTGTTGATCAGCAATTCACTACCGACAAAGCCACCGACTTCATGGCCATTTTGACCGCCATCAAGTCCAAGAAACCTGACGGCATCTTCTACGGCGGTATGGACGCCCAAGCCGGTGCCATGTTGCGCCAGATGGACCAACTGGGTCTGTCCAGCGTCAAATTCTTTGGTGGTGACGGCATCTGCACCACCGAAATCGTCAAGATCGCTTCGGGTGCCAAGAGCCTCGAGGGTGTGATCTGTGCTGAAGGTGGTTCGTCCATCGCCAAAATGCCAGGCGGCACCGCCTGGAAGGCCAAGTACGACGCCAAGTTCCCAGGTCAGTTCCAGATCTACAGCCCGTACACCTACGACGCGGCTTTCGTTTTGGTAGATGCTATGAAGCGTGCCAACTCGACCGACCCCAAAGTGTATGTGCCGAAAATCATCGAAACCAATTACAAGGGTGTGACCGCCAACATCGCGTTTGAACCTTCTGGTGAGATGAAGAACCCCTCCATGACCTTGTCCACTTACAAGGACGGCAAGAAAATTGCCCTGAACTGA
- a CDS encoding rhomboid family intramembrane serine protease has product MTDQAPRPAAPYASATHVDLSALMASRPGQVPVTTCLQLLNLGVFALMLAFGGSVWQTSTTVPLAWGANFGPATQDGQWWRLVTAMFVHFGVLHLGLNMLALWEVGRLVERLFGRWRFLLLYLGGGVLGNLLSLVVQGNQAVSGGASGAIFGLYGALLVFLVRERRQVERREFRWVFGAAVIFTVLTLVMGQVVRGIDNAAHLGGLAGGALFGSLLARPLSASSPVPRRWWAAVCLLVGVTVLLQRLPEPRYLMGNEMRARAAIQQFLNADRMATAQWGSILAKGRQQGVSFDELAGKIDERVTRLYVDSFEQLMAADPGPQAPSARTLEALQDYASARAQASHEVAQDLRSKNFGRINKALTKPPAVPRQPPLRQAPARKTQGQSD; this is encoded by the coding sequence ATGACTGACCAAGCACCTCGACCGGCCGCACCGTATGCCAGCGCAACCCACGTGGATTTGTCTGCGCTGATGGCGAGCCGCCCCGGGCAGGTGCCGGTGACGACCTGCTTGCAGCTGTTGAATCTGGGCGTGTTTGCCCTGATGCTGGCTTTTGGGGGCAGTGTGTGGCAGACCTCGACCACGGTGCCGCTGGCTTGGGGGGCCAACTTTGGCCCGGCCACGCAGGACGGACAGTGGTGGCGACTGGTCACAGCAATGTTTGTGCACTTTGGGGTGTTGCACCTGGGCCTGAACATGCTGGCGCTGTGGGAGGTGGGCCGGCTGGTGGAACGCCTGTTTGGGCGGTGGCGGTTCTTGCTGCTGTACCTGGGCGGCGGTGTGCTGGGCAACCTGCTGTCTTTGGTGGTACAGGGCAATCAGGCCGTATCGGGCGGGGCGTCGGGGGCCATTTTTGGGCTGTACGGGGCGCTGCTGGTGTTTTTGGTGCGCGAGCGCAGGCAGGTGGAGCGGCGCGAGTTCAGATGGGTGTTTGGTGCAGCGGTGATTTTTACCGTGCTGACGCTGGTGATGGGCCAGGTGGTGCGTGGTATTGACAATGCAGCGCATCTGGGGGGGCTGGCTGGCGGGGCGCTTTTTGGCAGTTTGCTGGCGCGCCCCCTGTCAGCAAGCAGCCCAGTGCCAAGACGCTGGTGGGCGGCTGTTTGTCTGCTTGTGGGGGTAACCGTTTTGCTGCAGCGACTGCCCGAACCACGTTACCTGATGGGCAATGAGATGCGGGCACGTGCCGCGATACAGCAGTTTTTGAATGCTGACCGGATGGCAACGGCCCAATGGGGATCGATTCTGGCGAAGGGTCGGCAACAAGGTGTGTCGTTTGACGAGTTGGCGGGCAAGATTGACGAGCGGGTGACGCGTCTTTATGTGGACAGTTTTGAGCAGCTGATGGCGGCCGACCCGGGGCCCCAGGCACCGTCGGCCCGAACCCTGGAAGCCCTGCAGGATTACGCGTCGGCCCGTGCGCAGGCCTCACATGAGGTGGCACAAGATCTGCGTAGCAAGAATTTTGGAAGGATCAACAAGGCACTGACCAAGCCACCGGCCGTGCCACGCCAGCCACCTTTGAGGCAAGCTCCAGCCCGCAAAACTCAGGGACAGAGTGATTGA